A portion of the Deinococcus peraridilitoris DSM 19664 genome contains these proteins:
- a CDS encoding aminotransferase class I/II-fold pyridoxal phosphate-dependent enzyme — MSFVSRRAASMPHSVFTTMDRAKARAREAGLDIIDLSIGSSDLPPPASVLDALCHAVPDTATHRYPMHSDTRELRSAAQGYFQGRFGVTLDVEREVLPLIGAQEGLAHLLLAVTDPGDTILLPDPGYPPYLGAARLASLDVHFLALREERDFLPDLGAIPEDVRRRAKVLLLNYPNNPTSATAPLPFFEDAARFCREHGLLLVHDHPYAEMTFGEYRAPSVLQVEGALDIAVELHSLSKSFHMGGFRVGFAAGNAQALAALARVKGAVDFHQYLGIQRAAAHALSLPPEVARAGAAVFQARRDALVQAMRAQGWEVQLPRASMYVWWELPPAAGQDSLEFAQQLAVQTGLVLAPGSAFGALGEGYVRFALVREPGALAGAVERLAAFLAKGVEGAS, encoded by the coding sequence ATGTCTTTTGTTTCCCGGCGGGCGGCCTCGATGCCGCACAGTGTCTTCACCACCATGGACCGCGCCAAGGCCCGGGCCCGCGAAGCAGGGCTGGACATCATCGATCTGTCGATCGGCTCCAGTGACCTGCCTCCACCGGCCAGCGTGCTCGACGCCCTTTGTCACGCCGTTCCGGACACTGCCACCCACCGCTACCCCATGCACAGCGACACCAGAGAACTCAGAAGTGCCGCCCAGGGGTACTTTCAGGGACGTTTCGGGGTCACCCTCGACGTGGAGCGCGAAGTGCTGCCGCTGATCGGTGCGCAGGAAGGCCTGGCGCACCTGCTGCTGGCCGTCACCGACCCCGGCGATACCATCCTGCTGCCCGACCCAGGTTACCCGCCGTATCTGGGTGCTGCCCGCCTCGCCTCGCTCGATGTCCACTTTCTGGCGCTGCGTGAAGAGCGTGACTTTCTGCCGGACCTCGGGGCCATTCCCGAAGACGTTCGCCGCCGCGCGAAGGTGCTGCTGCTGAACTATCCCAACAACCCCACGAGTGCCACCGCCCCGCTGCCCTTTTTCGAGGACGCCGCGCGCTTCTGCCGCGAGCACGGCCTGCTGCTGGTGCACGACCATCCCTACGCCGAGATGACCTTCGGCGAATACCGCGCGCCCAGTGTGCTACAGGTGGAAGGTGCGCTGGACATTGCCGTGGAACTGCACTCTCTCAGCAAGAGCTTTCACATGGGCGGCTTTCGGGTGGGCTTTGCCGCTGGAAACGCGCAGGCCCTCGCGGCGCTTGCGCGGGTGAAGGGCGCCGTCGACTTTCACCAGTACCTGGGTATCCAGCGCGCGGCCGCGCACGCCCTCAGCCTGCCTCCCGAAGTGGCCCGCGCGGGAGCTGCGGTCTTCCAGGCGCGCCGCGACGCCCTGGTGCAGGCCATGCGCGCTCAGGGCTGGGAGGTGCAGCTGCCCCGCGCCAGCATGTACGTCTGGTGGGAACTTCCCCCGGCCGCCGGGCAGGACTCGCTGGAATTCGCGCAGCAGCTCGCGGTGCAGACCGGTCTGGTGCTGGCGCCCGGTTCGGCCTTCGGCGCGCTAGGCGAGGGGTACGTGCGGTTCGCGCTGGTGCGCGAACCGGGCGCCCTTGCGGGGGCCGTGGAGCGCCTCGCGGCGTTCCTGGCCAAAGGCGTGGAGGGCGCGAGTTGA
- a CDS encoding histidine phosphatase family protein codes for MCRTLFLVRHCAATGQAPDAPLTPSGELQAQALAQCLLGERIERIVSSPFVRAVHSVQPLADRLGLSVETDARLSERVLSGHAREDWRERLSESFVDFDLCLPGGESSRVAMTRGVSVLHEVLDRPQRTVIMTHGNLLTLLLHYFDGTAGFEHWQALRNPDVYRLDLTDQGSQVRRISIS; via the coding sequence ATGTGCAGGACGCTGTTTCTTGTTCGTCATTGTGCGGCCACCGGACAGGCGCCGGACGCGCCGCTGACGCCTTCGGGAGAACTCCAGGCACAGGCTCTCGCCCAGTGTCTGCTGGGAGAGCGCATCGAGCGCATCGTGTCGAGCCCGTTTGTCCGGGCCGTGCACAGCGTTCAGCCACTCGCAGACAGACTGGGGTTGTCAGTCGAGACGGACGCGCGTCTGTCAGAGCGCGTCTTGAGCGGTCACGCCCGTGAGGACTGGCGCGAGCGGCTTTCGGAGTCCTTTGTCGACTTCGACTTGTGTCTGCCAGGAGGTGAGTCGAGCCGTGTGGCCATGACGCGTGGCGTCAGCGTCCTTCACGAAGTGCTTGACCGGCCGCAGCGGACGGTGATCATGACCCACGGAAACCTGTTGACTTTGTTGCTCCATTACTTCGATGGCACCGCAGGATTTGAGCACTGGCAGGCACTGCGCAATCCTGACGTGTACCGCCTTGATCTGACGGACCAGGGGTCTCAGGTTCGCCGGATCTCCATCTCATGA
- a CDS encoding secretory lipase produces MPHLPRFPRPLSVFLLVALTGGVSSSALAAPAVKPSVSSTPGRVLSVQDRGAVTQAAVGPATAKLYSRSGAPDAKYGVQRYRLNFQSTDERGQPITVAAQLYVPVMATGARVPLYVMGPGTTGLDNACAPTREVVSQDNWGDYEAHMLSYAAQGYVAILPDWANFDDASKPQPYFVANSEGRIMLDATRAARSFFQGVSAVTPNEHTFFAGFSQGGHAAFAGADLAASYAPELRISGVIGYAPAMDVATLFRERPALGPYLARSYAAYYGLDPAKVLQPRWLAALDREAGKMCVTQVYRHYPHVAESIYRPEFLAALRSGQIQRYDANLARMLKSNAPGFAPQGRVIPALVLTGMTDPIVTANAQLSFMRKSCAFGRAIVQREYADANHFQARQFGFRDTLAWMEDLSRGKVAPSSCTEAKYNIPKRAKKAEGTPVFVSQNR; encoded by the coding sequence TTGCCACACCTGCCCCGCTTTCCCCGTCCGCTTTCCGTCTTCCTTCTCGTCGCCCTGACCGGTGGAGTGAGCAGCAGCGCACTCGCGGCGCCCGCCGTAAAGCCCTCCGTTTCCAGCACTCCGGGCCGCGTGTTGTCAGTTCAGGACCGCGGCGCCGTGACCCAGGCCGCCGTCGGCCCCGCCACGGCGAAGCTGTATTCGCGCTCGGGTGCGCCAGACGCCAAATACGGGGTGCAGCGCTACCGCCTCAACTTTCAGAGCACCGACGAGCGCGGGCAGCCCATCACGGTCGCGGCGCAGCTGTACGTGCCGGTCATGGCGACGGGCGCGCGGGTGCCGCTGTACGTGATGGGTCCGGGCACCACCGGCCTCGACAATGCCTGCGCCCCGACGCGTGAGGTGGTCAGCCAGGACAATTGGGGCGACTATGAAGCGCACATGCTGTCCTACGCCGCGCAGGGGTACGTGGCGATTTTGCCCGACTGGGCGAACTTCGACGACGCCTCAAAGCCCCAGCCGTACTTCGTGGCGAATTCCGAAGGGCGCATCATGCTCGACGCGACCCGCGCCGCCCGCAGCTTTTTCCAGGGCGTGAGCGCCGTCACGCCAAACGAGCACACCTTTTTTGCAGGCTTTTCGCAGGGCGGGCACGCCGCCTTCGCCGGGGCCGACCTGGCGGCTTCCTACGCACCCGAACTGCGCATCAGCGGTGTGATCGGCTACGCGCCCGCCATGGACGTCGCGACACTCTTTCGTGAGCGCCCGGCCCTCGGACCGTACCTGGCCCGCAGCTACGCCGCCTATTACGGCCTTGACCCCGCCAAGGTGCTGCAGCCTCGCTGGCTGGCCGCACTCGACCGGGAAGCGGGCAAGATGTGCGTGACCCAGGTCTACCGTCACTATCCCCACGTGGCCGAAAGCATCTACCGCCCCGAGTTTCTGGCAGCGTTGCGCAGTGGGCAGATTCAGCGCTACGACGCGAACCTCGCCCGCATGCTCAAGAGCAATGCGCCCGGTTTCGCGCCGCAGGGCCGCGTGATTCCTGCCCTGGTCCTGACCGGCATGACCGACCCCATCGTGACCGCGAACGCGCAGCTTTCGTTCATGCGCAAAAGCTGCGCGTTCGGGCGCGCCATCGTGCAGCGCGAGTACGCGGACGCCAACCACTTCCAGGCACGCCAGTTCGGCTTCCGTGACACCCTGGCGTGGATGGAAGATCTCAGCAGGGGCAAGGTCGCTCCCAGCAGCTGCACCGAGGCGAAATACAACATCCCCAAGCGAGCCAAAAAAGCCGAGGGAACGCCGGTTTTCGTCAGCCAGAACCGCTGA
- a CDS encoding cobalt-precorrin-7 (C(5))-methyltransferase: MISCIGAGPGHLDYLTRGGARRVQEAEVVAGFSTVVDLVRPLIRPDATVITMGYRDQTEKLQQVAALHQGGKTCAVVFMGDIHFSGFQFLERVEKACGHPVETFPGISSAQVMASRGRVCFDETTFVTFHRRGDLSPFRTHLTNALADGRNAIVIPRPWDFMPRDIAAFLLAQGTSAQHPVEVWENLTGEEAQWKGTLAELTGDFSDLSIMLIRNLQPFPTGLEGETF, translated from the coding sequence GTGATTTCCTGCATCGGCGCCGGTCCCGGCCACCTCGACTACCTCACGCGCGGCGGGGCCCGCCGCGTGCAGGAGGCAGAGGTCGTCGCGGGCTTCAGCACCGTGGTGGACCTCGTGCGGCCCTTGATTCGCCCGGACGCCACCGTCATCACGATGGGCTACCGGGACCAGACCGAGAAACTTCAGCAGGTCGCCGCCCTGCACCAGGGCGGCAAGACTTGCGCGGTGGTGTTCATGGGTGACATCCACTTCAGCGGTTTTCAGTTTCTGGAGCGCGTCGAGAAAGCCTGTGGGCACCCGGTCGAGACCTTTCCCGGCATCTCCAGCGCGCAGGTCATGGCGTCACGCGGACGGGTCTGCTTCGACGAGACCACCTTCGTGACGTTTCACCGCCGCGGCGACCTCTCGCCCTTCCGGACCCACCTCACGAACGCCCTCGCCGACGGGCGCAACGCCATCGTCATTCCGCGCCCCTGGGACTTCATGCCGAGGGACATCGCGGCCTTCCTGCTGGCGCAGGGCACGTCCGCGCAGCACCCGGTCGAGGTGTGGGAGAACCTCACCGGCGAGGAAGCGCAGTGGAAGGGCACGCTCGCGGAGCTCACCGGCGACTTCTCGGACCTCAGCATCATGCTGATCCGCAACCTGCAGCCGTTTCCCACCGGCCTGGAAGGAGAGACGTTTTGA
- a CDS encoding transposase family protein translates to MAHERYERTMKLNRVRFKRRTGVYPETFEAMRDVLDQREQAKTKAGRPAALTPDEQLLLTLEFWREYRTQAHLGDDWGVHETTVLRTVERVEAALLASGQFSLPRRSALTTETVYSAVLVDVSEVPCERPKKTADVVQRQEEAAHPEDAADDRSRHGADSVRGNRSRCDP, encoded by the coding sequence ATGGCGCACGAGCGGTACGAACGGACGATGAAGTTGAACCGCGTGCGGTTCAAGCGGCGAACCGGGGTGTACCCCGAAACCTTCGAGGCGATGCGCGACGTGCTTGATCAGCGCGAGCAGGCCAAGACAAAGGCGGGCCGTCCCGCAGCGCTCACCCCGGACGAGCAGTTGCTGCTCACACTGGAATTCTGGCGGGAGTATCGCACTCAAGCTCACCTCGGCGACGACTGGGGCGTGCACGAGACCACCGTGCTGCGCACCGTCGAGCGTGTCGAAGCCGCCTTGCTGGCCAGCGGCCAGTTCTCCTTGCCGCGTCGCTCGGCGCTGACGACCGAGACGGTGTACAGCGCGGTCCTCGTCGACGTGTCCGAAGTGCCGTGCGAGCGACCCAAAAAAACAGCGGACGTGGTACAGCGGCAAGAAGAAGCGGCACACCCAGAAGATGCAGCTGATGATCGAAGCCGTCACGGGGCGGATTCTGTGCGTGGGAACCGGTCGCGGTGCGACCCATGA
- a CDS encoding transposase family protein → MKLNRVRFKRRTGVYPETFEAMRDVLDQREQAKTKAGRPAALTPDEQLLLTLEFWREYRTQAHLGDDWGVHETTVLRTVERVEAALLASGQFSLPRRSALTTETVYSAVLVDVSEVPCERPKKTADVVQRQEEAAHPEDAADDRSRHGCEGRNGAVTFTGSYNLTVDKTGNSTTVVIYNKTGSESLLRNPFNPESTSGESKPRSSAPGTYKGDYQQFYYFSTPK, encoded by the coding sequence ATGAAGTTGAACCGCGTGCGGTTCAAGCGGCGAACCGGGGTGTACCCCGAAACCTTCGAGGCGATGCGCGACGTGCTTGATCAGCGCGAGCAGGCCAAGACAAAGGCGGGCCGTCCCGCAGCGCTCACCCCAGACGAGCAGTTGCTGCTCACACTGGAATTCTGGCGGGAGTATCGCACTCAAGCTCACCTCGGCGACGACTGGGGCGTGCACGAGACCACGGTGCTGCGCACCGTCGAGCGTGTCGAAGCCGCCTTGCTGGCCAGCGGCCAGTTCTCCTTGCCGCGTCGCTCGGCGCTGACGACCGAGACGGTGTACAGCGCGGTCCTCGTCGACGTGTCCGAAGTGCCGTGCGAGCGACCCAAAAAAACAGCGGACGTGGTACAGCGGCAAGAAGAAGCGGCACACCCAGAAGATGCAGCTGATGATCGAAGCCGTCACGGGTGTGAAGGTAGAAACGGAGCTGTCACTTTCACCGGCTCGTATAATCTGACCGTCGACAAGACTGGTAATTCCACTACCGTCGTCATTTATAACAAGACGGGATCAGAGTCGCTACTCAGGAACCCGTTCAACCCAGAAAGCACCAGCGGAGAGAGCAAGCCACGGTCCTCCGCGCCAGGTACTTACAAAGGTGATTATCAGCAGTTTTACTACTTCTCAACTCCAAAATAG
- a CDS encoding ABC transporter substrate-binding protein: MSIRTLTALLALSLGSALATQYPLTVTDDLGRRVTLNSEPKRIVAMLPSHTETLVALGVGNHLVGIDRFSNYPREVTDKIPKVGSGFQPNIEAIVALKPDLVLADESASSRLTEKLEKAGLTVYGGTAQTYNEVFEKISTIGKLVNREPQALNLITSLRRDLNEVQNLVRGAPKVSVYYEVDPSGYTAGPNSFIGSLLDKAGGRNVIPANLGDFPKISPELVVSASPSVIINAKAEDVAKRPGWNTIAAVKNGKVYQPTSEEIDALSRPGPRLAVALRVLAKLLHPERF, translated from the coding sequence ATGTCCATTCGTACCCTGACCGCCCTGCTCGCCCTGTCCCTGGGTTCGGCCCTGGCCACCCAGTATCCGCTGACCGTCACCGACGACCTCGGGCGCCGCGTCACCCTGAACAGTGAACCCAAGCGCATCGTGGCGATGCTGCCCAGCCACACCGAGACCCTCGTGGCGCTGGGGGTCGGCAACCACCTGGTGGGCATCGACCGCTTCAGCAACTACCCGCGTGAAGTCACCGACAAGATCCCGAAGGTCGGCAGCGGTTTTCAGCCCAACATCGAGGCCATCGTGGCGCTCAAGCCCGATCTGGTCCTCGCCGACGAAAGCGCCAGCTCGCGCCTGACCGAGAAGCTCGAAAAGGCCGGACTGACGGTGTACGGCGGCACTGCCCAGACCTACAACGAGGTCTTCGAAAAGATCTCCACCATCGGCAAGCTGGTGAACCGCGAACCGCAGGCGCTCAACCTGATCACCTCGCTGCGCCGTGACCTCAACGAGGTGCAGAACCTGGTGCGCGGCGCGCCCAAGGTCAGCGTGTACTACGAGGTCGACCCGAGCGGCTACACCGCCGGCCCCAACAGCTTTATCGGCAGCCTGCTCGACAAGGCCGGTGGGCGCAACGTCATTCCCGCCAATCTGGGTGATTTCCCCAAGATCAGCCCGGAACTGGTCGTGAGCGCCAGCCCCAGCGTGATCATCAACGCCAAAGCCGAGGACGTCGCCAAGCGGCCCGGCTGGAACACCATCGCCGCCGTGAAGAACGGCAAGGTGTACCAGCCCACCTCCGAGGAGATCGACGCCCTGTCGCGCCCCGGCCCGCGTCTGGCGGTCGCCTTGCGCGTGCTGGCCAAGCTGCTGCACCCCGAGCGGTTCTGA
- a CDS encoding IS4 family transposase, whose translation MSLQEAALADPTKLGEVIKHHLPFLRRDTLQRLADVVTALIQARSTKHAQLALHLPGTVGAVSKLRRVERCLHDPQLDRDVFLKLLVPLLPDEKLVMTMDRTNWEHGEADLNLLVLGVVLEGFTLPLVWMALPHGGSSDTGVRERLVAQLLKVLPAKRWRVLVADREFVGAAWFTFLRRRGIKRCLRIRGDARIDDVRLDEGWGYVQPGQVVALLEKANVYGNVMQLVVTRTDAGELLALATDLKIDETRAVYRLRWTVECTFSTQKSRGFDLEASAMTRPDRLERLFGVVTLALAWCLRVGVWCHQQRPIKRKKHGRRAVSLVRYGLELLSASLRWDTSDCLTLLALVMQPFPAPAHHSIQVVGY comes from the coding sequence GTGTCGCTCCAAGAAGCCGCTCTGGCTGATCCTACCAAGCTCGGCGAGGTCATCAAGCACCATCTGCCATTCCTACGCCGAGATACCCTGCAACGCCTCGCCGACGTCGTCACCGCCCTGATTCAAGCTCGCTCGACCAAGCACGCCCAGCTTGCCCTCCATCTGCCCGGCACAGTCGGTGCCGTCAGCAAGCTGCGCCGAGTCGAGCGCTGCCTACACGACCCTCAGCTCGATCGCGACGTTTTCTTGAAGCTCCTCGTGCCACTGCTGCCCGACGAGAAGCTGGTCATGACCATGGACCGCACGAACTGGGAACACGGCGAAGCCGACCTGAACCTCCTTGTGCTGGGCGTAGTGCTTGAAGGCTTCACCTTGCCCCTCGTGTGGATGGCCTTGCCGCACGGGGGTAGCAGCGACACCGGAGTGCGTGAGCGTTTGGTCGCTCAACTTCTCAAGGTCTTGCCCGCGAAGCGGTGGCGTGTTCTGGTTGCCGACCGTGAGTTCGTCGGGGCGGCGTGGTTCACGTTTCTGAGGCGGCGCGGCATCAAACGCTGCCTGCGCATCCGAGGTGACGCTCGGATCGACGACGTGCGGCTCGACGAGGGCTGGGGGTACGTGCAGCCCGGACAAGTGGTCGCGCTGCTCGAAAAAGCGAATGTGTACGGCAACGTCATGCAACTGGTCGTCACCCGCACCGACGCCGGGGAACTGCTCGCCCTGGCGACCGACCTGAAGATCGACGAGACGCGGGCGGTGTATCGTTTGCGCTGGACCGTGGAGTGTACCTTCAGCACTCAGAAATCCAGAGGCTTCGACCTGGAGGCGAGTGCCATGACCAGGCCGGATCGGCTGGAACGCTTGTTCGGGGTAGTCACGCTGGCTTTGGCATGGTGTTTGCGTGTCGGCGTGTGGTGTCACCAGCAGCGGCCCATCAAACGCAAAAAACACGGACGCCGTGCAGTGAGCCTCGTCAGGTACGGCCTGGAGCTTCTTTCCGCTTCTTTGCGTTGGGACACGAGTGACTGCCTGACACTTTTGGCGCTTGTCATGCAGCCTTTTCCCGCTCCAGCACACCACTCAATCCAAGTTGTGGGGTACTGA
- a CDS encoding HAD-IIB family hydrolase — MLLAFDLDGTIVTRDRQLPERIRQAILAARQAGHVVTVITGRHLKGTQAILDALEIDCHYGTCQGARVHGIGTDHHVELHLEDEVVQELLTRFGSDPRAEFFLSTRDTMFVRDPNAQGWAWARGEGQRLVAHGTYAGERAHKFIVVSEDAPKVQAELQARFPELAYYLWDDRFLEVVASGGTKGNALAHLAALHSVPREETIAFGDGVNDISMLQWAGRAIGVGHLSPGVAEVIDEHIPAPEELGVAHWLEQHLLAPALQPTN, encoded by the coding sequence ATGCTGCTCGCCTTTGACCTCGACGGAACCATCGTCACCCGTGACCGCCAGCTGCCAGAGCGCATCCGGCAGGCCATCCTCGCCGCCCGGCAGGCCGGACACGTCGTGACGGTCATCACCGGGCGTCACCTGAAAGGCACCCAGGCCATTCTGGACGCGCTGGAGATCGACTGTCATTACGGTACCTGCCAGGGCGCGCGCGTACACGGCATCGGCACAGACCACCATGTAGAACTGCACCTCGAGGACGAGGTGGTACAAGAACTGCTCACGCGCTTTGGAAGTGACCCACGCGCCGAGTTTTTCCTGTCGACACGCGACACGATGTTTGTGCGCGACCCGAATGCGCAGGGCTGGGCCTGGGCGCGGGGGGAAGGTCAGCGGCTGGTCGCTCACGGCACTTATGCGGGGGAACGGGCACACAAATTCATCGTGGTCAGCGAAGACGCGCCAAAGGTGCAGGCGGAGTTGCAGGCGCGCTTTCCCGAGCTGGCCTATTACCTGTGGGACGACCGCTTCCTGGAAGTGGTGGCGTCGGGCGGCACCAAGGGAAACGCGCTGGCGCACCTGGCGGCGCTGCACAGCGTGCCCCGGGAGGAGACCATTGCCTTCGGCGACGGCGTGAACGACATCAGCATGCTGCAGTGGGCCGGGCGCGCAATTGGGGTCGGTCACCTGTCGCCAGGAGTCGCCGAGGTGATCGACGAGCACATTCCCGCTCCCGAGGAGCTGGGCGTGGCGCACTGGCTCGAGCAGCACCTGCTGGCCCCCGCACTGCAGCCCACCAACTGA
- the cobO gene encoding cob(I)yrinic acid a,c-diamide adenosyltransferase, whose amino-acid sequence MSEQGEEFKSLEERRAAKQQELEAQRERHKKEGGPSGARRRGLVIVNTGNGKGKTTAALGLMLRASGRGLKVKLFQFIKHERAKFGEHRSLEKLEVPFQGLGDGFTWRSKDLDQSAALGQAGWDAAKEAILSGEWDMVVLDEFTYALAYGWVAWEDVRAALEARDPKVHVIITGRRALPELIEFADTVTEMQPVKHAYEAGIGAQAGIEH is encoded by the coding sequence GTGAGCGAGCAAGGCGAGGAATTCAAGAGCCTGGAGGAGCGCCGCGCCGCCAAACAGCAGGAGCTCGAGGCGCAGCGCGAACGCCACAAGAAAGAGGGAGGCCCGTCCGGCGCGCGCCGCCGCGGCCTGGTGATCGTCAACACCGGCAACGGCAAGGGCAAGACCACCGCCGCGCTGGGCCTGATGCTGCGCGCCAGCGGGCGCGGTCTGAAGGTCAAGCTCTTTCAGTTCATCAAGCACGAACGCGCCAAGTTCGGTGAACACCGCAGCCTGGAAAAACTCGAGGTGCCTTTTCAGGGCCTGGGGGACGGTTTCACTTGGCGCAGCAAGGACCTCGACCAGAGCGCCGCGCTGGGTCAGGCGGGCTGGGACGCCGCGAAGGAAGCAATCCTGTCCGGCGAGTGGGACATGGTCGTCCTCGACGAGTTCACCTACGCGCTCGCCTACGGCTGGGTCGCCTGGGAGGACGTGAGGGCGGCCCTGGAAGCGCGCGACCCCAAAGTGCACGTGATCATCACGGGCCGCCGGGCGCTGCCGGAGCTGATCGAGTTCGCCGACACCGTCACCGAGATGCAGCCCGTCAAGCACGCCTACGAGGCGGGCATCGGGGCGCAGGCAGGCATCGAGCACTGA
- a CDS encoding precorrin-8X methylmutase — protein MTPDHLTPDHLTPDYGIVLAGHGSRDPDGLRHFETLAALMRQRAGQQVFTHGYLEFASPTIDEAVRENIARGSREIVMVPGVLLAASHAKNDMPSELLALQREYPDVKFHYAAAMDLHPLILELCRERLLAAEGTSGRVVRRDETLLVVVGRGTSDPDANSEISKLARMLEEGLGFGASYVCYSGTARPLVQDGLRLAARLGFRRLIVLPYFLFDGVLVKRVYAAADALAQRHPEIEVLRASYLGAHPHVAEVFFERAREGREGQAHMNCSLCKYRIQIVGFEEQVGQPQMGHHGHVRGLLAREDAPRQAVWTPYEPHPIEAESFEIIGRERDWSDVPAEHRGVLQRLVHTSGAYDIVEDVFLSPGAVEAGVRALLLGRRVVTDVTMVQSGLKRALLEELQIETWCGVHDRETHLLSGEAGITRSAAGIRRAWQKFGNDVVVAIGDAPTAIAETVRLIREHGWRPNLVIGLPVGFVGTRESKEELRRTLQVPRVTNRGTRGGSPWAAATVNALMIEAKNRLAAGQGAGRA, from the coding sequence TTGACGCCTGACCACCTGACGCCTGACCACTTGACGCCTGACTACGGCATCGTGCTGGCCGGTCACGGCAGCCGTGACCCGGACGGCCTGCGTCACTTCGAAACGCTGGCCGCGCTGATGCGTCAGCGTGCGGGCCAGCAGGTCTTCACGCACGGCTATCTGGAGTTCGCCTCGCCCACCATCGACGAGGCGGTGCGTGAGAACATCGCGCGCGGCAGCCGGGAAATCGTGATGGTGCCGGGCGTGCTGCTCGCCGCGAGCCACGCCAAGAACGACATGCCCAGCGAGCTGCTCGCCCTGCAGCGCGAGTACCCCGACGTGAAGTTTCACTACGCCGCCGCGATGGACCTGCACCCGCTGATCCTGGAGCTGTGCCGTGAGCGCCTGCTGGCCGCCGAGGGCACCTCCGGGCGGGTCGTGCGGCGCGACGAGACGCTGCTGGTGGTGGTGGGGCGCGGCACCAGCGACCCCGACGCCAACAGCGAGATCAGCAAACTCGCCCGCATGCTCGAAGAAGGCCTGGGCTTCGGCGCCTCTTATGTGTGCTACAGCGGCACCGCCCGGCCCCTGGTGCAGGACGGTCTGCGCCTCGCGGCCCGCCTGGGGTTCCGGCGCCTGATCGTGCTGCCGTACTTTCTGTTCGACGGGGTGCTGGTCAAGCGGGTGTACGCCGCCGCGGACGCCCTCGCGCAGCGTCATCCGGAAATCGAGGTGCTCCGGGCCTCTTACCTCGGGGCCCATCCACACGTCGCGGAGGTGTTTTTCGAGCGGGCCCGCGAGGGGCGCGAAGGACAGGCCCACATGAACTGTTCGCTCTGCAAGTACCGCATTCAGATCGTGGGCTTCGAGGAACAGGTGGGCCAGCCGCAGATGGGGCACCACGGGCACGTGCGCGGCCTGCTCGCCCGCGAGGACGCGCCCCGGCAAGCGGTGTGGACCCCGTACGAACCGCACCCCATCGAAGCGGAAAGCTTCGAGATCATCGGGCGCGAACGCGACTGGTCGGACGTCCCCGCCGAGCACCGGGGCGTGCTGCAGCGCCTGGTGCACACCAGCGGCGCCTATGACATCGTCGAGGACGTGTTCCTGTCTCCCGGCGCGGTCGAGGCGGGCGTGCGCGCCCTGCTGCTCGGCCGGCGCGTCGTGACCGACGTGACGATGGTGCAGAGCGGCCTCAAACGCGCCCTGCTCGAAGAGCTGCAGATCGAAACCTGGTGCGGGGTCCACGACAGGGAGACCCACCTGCTTTCCGGCGAGGCCGGCATCACCCGTTCGGCGGCCGGCATCCGCCGTGCCTGGCAGAAGTTCGGCAACGACGTGGTCGTGGCCATCGGCGACGCGCCCACGGCCATCGCTGAAACCGTCCGCCTGATCAGGGAGCACGGCTGGCGCCCCAATCTGGTGATCGGCCTGCCGGTGGGCTTTGTCGGCACACGCGAAAGCAAGGAGGAGCTGCGCCGCACCCTGCAGGTGCCGCGCGTCACCAACCGGGGCACGCGTGGCGGCTCCCCCTGGGCCGCGGCGACCGTGAACGCCCTGATGATCGAAGCGAAAAACCGCCTGGCAGCCGGTCAGGGAGCCGGGCGCGCCTGA
- a CDS encoding nickel transporter: MDFSILALVFALGLRHGLDADHLAIIDGFARLRPSRWNGVLFALGHGGVVTVLALGVDRLLGEVELDWLSPWLFLLVAGANLYRLLRPAAHTHAGAGAGLPGRWLVLGPLAMGVLLAIGFETVTQLSALSLANQVSPLLLGAAFTFGMLITDGVNGLLAARVQRSRGPRAESASRVIGWLVVAFSTAFAFGHFAGLDLGTLALPLGVLMFSALVALRLWCLRDPQARLTVGT, encoded by the coding sequence ATGGACTTCTCGATTCTCGCCCTGGTATTCGCCCTGGGCTTACGTCACGGCCTCGACGCCGATCACCTGGCCATCATCGACGGCTTCGCGCGCCTGCGGCCGAGCCGCTGGAACGGGGTGCTGTTCGCGCTGGGGCACGGTGGGGTCGTCACGGTCCTCGCGCTCGGGGTGGACCGCCTCCTGGGCGAGGTCGAGCTGGACTGGCTCTCGCCTTGGCTGTTCCTGCTGGTCGCGGGCGCCAACCTGTACCGCCTGCTGCGCCCCGCCGCGCATACCCACGCCGGGGCGGGGGCCGGCCTGCCGGGCCGCTGGCTCGTGCTGGGGCCGCTCGCGATGGGCGTGCTGCTCGCCATCGGTTTTGAGACCGTCACGCAACTCTCGGCGCTGTCGCTTGCCAATCAGGTCAGCCCGCTGCTGCTGGGCGCCGCCTTCACCTTCGGCATGCTGATCACCGACGGCGTGAACGGCCTGCTGGCGGCGCGGGTGCAGCGCAGCCGGGGCCCGCGTGCCGAGAGCGCGTCGCGCGTCATCGGCTGGCTGGTGGTCGCGTTCTCGACTGCCTTCGCCTTCGGGCATTTCGCGGGCCTTGACCTGGGCACGCTCGCGTTGCCGCTCGGCGTGCTGATGTTCAGCGCCCTGGTCGCGCTGCGCCTGTGGTGCCTGCGCGATCCGCAGGCCAGATTGACGGTGGGCACGTGA